One region of Synechococcus elongatus PCC 11801 genomic DNA includes:
- a CDS encoding carbohydrate ABC transporter permease, protein MKSRILWAIAALALSLFSLAPILWQLLTSIKINADIAAIPTVYWPRQWTAEHYQALWQQTPAFGRYLLNSAVVSAVATLAALLIGTPCAYAIARRRDRSSQLLVGVLLLVTLFPYVLLFQGLLEVVRWLQWGNNYAALVVPYTALNLPLVILLLRSFFEQLPSELEEAAQLDGFSLGQRLWLILVPLTAPALATAGILAFIFSWNEYVLALSFISQQALKTVPIAVAEIGGISIFDVPYGDIAAATVVATLPLISLVLVAQRRILEGLTAGAVKG, encoded by the coding sequence ATGAAATCTCGCATTCTCTGGGCGATCGCTGCCCTTGCTCTCAGTCTCTTTTCCCTCGCCCCGATCCTCTGGCAGCTGTTGACCTCGATCAAAATCAACGCGGATATTGCCGCCATTCCCACGGTCTACTGGCCGCGCCAATGGACCGCTGAACATTACCAAGCGCTTTGGCAACAGACCCCAGCCTTTGGTCGTTACCTGCTCAATAGTGCTGTGGTCTCAGCTGTTGCAACTCTCGCAGCCCTGCTGATCGGGACACCCTGCGCCTACGCGATCGCCCGCCGCCGCGATCGCAGCAGTCAGCTGTTGGTGGGCGTGCTGCTACTCGTGACGCTGTTCCCCTACGTTTTGCTGTTTCAGGGCCTGCTAGAAGTAGTGCGTTGGTTGCAGTGGGGCAACAACTATGCGGCGCTGGTGGTGCCCTACACAGCGCTGAATTTACCGCTGGTGATTCTTTTGTTGCGCAGCTTTTTCGAGCAACTGCCATCGGAATTGGAAGAGGCGGCTCAACTGGACGGCTTCTCGCTGGGACAGCGCCTGTGGCTGATTCTCGTGCCGTTGACCGCACCTGCGTTAGCAACCGCTGGCATCCTTGCTTTTATTTTTTCTTGGAATGAATACGTGCTGGCGCTCAGCTTCATCTCGCAGCAAGCCCTGAAAACCGTGCCGATCGCGGTGGCAGAAATTGGCGGTATCTCGATTTTTGATGTGCCCTACGGCGATATCGCTGCCGCTACTGTCGTGGCAACCCTGCCCTTGATTAGTTTGGTCTTAGTGGCGCAGCGGCGCATTCTAGAAGGGTTAACTGCCGGAGCGGTAAAGGGCTAG
- a CDS encoding carbohydrate ABC transporter permease — MTTHPPRWLTVPALLTIAGVFAYPLLRAAWLSLQALNLNTQLQPVFIGWANYQRLWGDSRFWGDLFNTSVFTITSVSLELVLGLAIALLLHQPSRWRGPLRTIALLPWVLPTAVMALGWAWIFNDPYGVWNDWLQQLGWISAPINWLGNPGWAWLTLVAADVWKTTPFVAILLLAGRQAIPEDLYEALRLEGATAWQSFWQITLPLLRPQLAIALLFRSAQAFGLFDLVKVMTGGGPANSTETLALYAYTTALRYLDFGYGATLAIVTAAILAAGLGLIWSLGRSRSTLS; from the coding sequence ATGACGACCCATCCACCTCGCTGGCTCACGGTTCCGGCCCTGCTAACCATAGCGGGTGTGTTTGCCTACCCCCTGCTGCGGGCGGCTTGGCTAAGCTTGCAGGCGCTCAATCTCAACACCCAGTTACAGCCGGTCTTCATTGGATGGGCGAACTATCAGCGCCTTTGGGGTGACAGCCGCTTTTGGGGCGACCTGTTCAATACCAGCGTTTTTACGATCACCTCCGTCAGTTTGGAGTTGGTGCTGGGACTCGCGATCGCGTTGCTTTTGCATCAACCCAGTCGCTGGCGGGGACCCTTGCGGACGATCGCGCTCTTGCCTTGGGTGCTGCCGACAGCGGTGATGGCTTTGGGCTGGGCCTGGATTTTCAACGATCCCTACGGCGTCTGGAACGATTGGCTGCAGCAGCTTGGCTGGATCTCCGCCCCGATCAACTGGCTGGGCAATCCTGGTTGGGCTTGGCTGACCTTGGTAGCGGCCGATGTCTGGAAGACAACGCCGTTTGTGGCGATTCTGCTGCTGGCGGGTCGTCAGGCCATTCCTGAGGATCTCTACGAAGCGCTTCGATTGGAAGGGGCGACAGCCTGGCAAAGTTTCTGGCAGATCACCCTGCCTTTGCTACGACCGCAGTTGGCGATCGCGCTTTTGTTTAGGTCGGCACAGGCCTTTGGTCTCTTCGATCTGGTCAAGGTGATGACAGGGGGTGGACCAGCCAACTCGACGGAAACCTTGGCGCTCTATGCCTACACCACGGCTCTGCGCTACCTCGACTTTGGCTACGGCGCCACACTGGCGATCGTGACGGCTGCTATCTTGGCCGCTGGTCTCGGTCTGATCTGGAGTCTTGGGCGATCGCGATCAACACTGTCCTGA
- a CDS encoding ABC transporter substrate-binding protein: MPLLRGWTIRWRSLRLVPLLLTLMLTLAIGWMGTGTQRSAAADSTIVLRALLPAPFREAMQPAIARFATEHPEIQLELVAGPNDTSLVSDLYTTAFLLGNAPYDLVFLDVTWLPKFVAAGWLLDLSDRISPEIQAEFLPSALNGSFYRDRLYRLPLNAAVGLLYYRQDLMPEPPQTFAELVQRSQQLQSQGQVPWGYVWQGKQYEGLVCNFLEVLAGFGGYWIDPQSGEVGLDRPEAIAAATWLRSTITDQISPAGVSTFQENEALKIFESGQSAFMRNWPYAEMLLERPESAVRGKVGLAPMVHAPGQTSAATQGTWGVAIAQQTTHPDAALTALLALTDAESQRLISLGSNYIPTRSALYQDPELLARYPFYGELQPILESTVLRSPLPAYDALSDILQRHLSAAISGQTPVAIALQQAARESRQLLASQQGAAA; the protein is encoded by the coding sequence ATGCCGCTCTTGCGTGGTTGGACAATTCGCTGGCGATCGCTGCGGTTAGTCCCTCTGCTGCTCACCCTTATGCTGACCCTAGCGATCGGCTGGATGGGGACGGGAACCCAGCGATCCGCTGCGGCTGATTCGACCATTGTGTTGCGAGCGCTACTACCCGCACCGTTTCGAGAGGCGATGCAACCGGCGATCGCTCGTTTTGCGACTGAACATCCTGAAATTCAGCTGGAACTGGTGGCTGGGCCCAACGACACGAGTCTCGTGTCAGACCTCTACACCACCGCCTTTTTGCTGGGTAATGCGCCCTACGATTTGGTCTTCCTCGATGTCACCTGGCTACCGAAGTTTGTTGCTGCTGGTTGGTTGCTGGATCTGAGCGATCGCATTTCGCCTGAAATCCAAGCTGAATTTTTGCCCTCGGCCCTGAATGGCAGTTTTTACCGCGATCGCCTCTATCGCCTGCCCCTGAATGCCGCCGTTGGCTTGCTCTACTACCGGCAGGACTTGATGCCAGAGCCGCCCCAAACCTTTGCGGAACTGGTGCAGCGATCGCAACAACTCCAATCGCAAGGCCAGGTGCCTTGGGGCTATGTCTGGCAGGGCAAACAATACGAAGGCTTAGTCTGCAACTTTCTAGAAGTGCTGGCGGGTTTTGGGGGCTATTGGATTGATCCGCAATCCGGTGAGGTTGGTTTGGATCGTCCCGAAGCGATCGCGGCGGCCACCTGGCTGCGCAGCACAATTACGGACCAGATCTCGCCAGCGGGGGTCAGCACCTTTCAAGAAAATGAAGCCCTCAAGATCTTTGAAAGTGGCCAGAGTGCCTTTATGCGCAACTGGCCCTATGCCGAAATGCTGCTGGAGCGACCGGAGTCGGCGGTACGCGGCAAAGTGGGGCTGGCTCCGATGGTGCATGCGCCTGGCCAGACCAGTGCTGCCACCCAAGGGACTTGGGGGGTGGCGATCGCTCAACAAACCACGCATCCCGACGCCGCTTTGACAGCATTATTGGCTCTGACCGATGCCGAATCTCAGCGCTTGATCAGTCTCGGTTCCAACTACATTCCGACGCGATCGGCGCTCTACCAAGATCCAGAATTGCTGGCACGCTATCCCTTCTATGGGGAACTGCAGCCCATTTTGGAGTCGACGGTGCTGCGATCGCCCTTGCCTGCCTACGACGCCCTTTCGGATATTTTGCAGCGGCACCTGAGTGCAGCCATCAGCGGCCAAACGCCTGTCGCGATCGCCCTGCAACAGGCTGCGCGGGAGTCCCGTCAGTTGCTTGCTAGTCAGCAAGGAGCGGCGGCATGA
- the nadC gene encoding carboxylating nicotinate-nucleotide diphosphorylase produces the protein MLPPWILLDPILADWLREDLGRGDHSAQGLGLDEAKGKAAWVTKSEGIIAGLPIAFRIFQLLDPQVKCTAKLAEGFACHSGQIIAELEGPLASLLSGERVALNLAMRLSGVATATRRFVDQIADLPTQFVDTRKTTPGLRLLEKYATRVGGGTNHRLGLDDAVMVKDNHIAAAGGSIAAAVKKLRSQLPFPLVIEVETETLGQVMEAISAGVGVIMLDNMNLSQIQAAVQVIRDRAPRTKIEVSGNITLDNIRAIAETGVDYISSSAPITRSPWLDLSMRLQ, from the coding sequence ATGCTGCCTCCTTGGATCCTGCTTGACCCGATCTTGGCCGACTGGTTACGCGAAGACCTCGGCCGTGGCGATCACTCTGCTCAAGGACTGGGTTTGGATGAGGCCAAGGGCAAAGCCGCTTGGGTCACGAAAAGTGAGGGTATCATCGCGGGCTTGCCGATCGCCTTCCGCATTTTTCAGTTGCTTGATCCGCAGGTGAAATGCACCGCCAAGCTCGCAGAAGGGTTTGCCTGCCACAGTGGTCAGATTATTGCGGAACTGGAGGGACCGCTGGCCTCACTGCTGAGTGGGGAACGGGTTGCCCTCAATCTGGCGATGCGGCTGAGCGGGGTTGCCACAGCAACCCGACGCTTTGTCGATCAGATTGCCGATCTACCCACCCAGTTTGTCGACACCCGCAAGACAACCCCAGGTTTGCGGCTGCTGGAAAAGTACGCAACCCGTGTGGGCGGCGGCACCAACCATCGCTTGGGCTTGGATGATGCTGTCATGGTGAAGGACAACCATATTGCGGCAGCCGGTGGCAGCATTGCGGCAGCCGTCAAGAAGCTGCGATCGCAGTTGCCTTTTCCCTTGGTGATTGAAGTGGAAACTGAAACCCTGGGTCAGGTGATGGAGGCGATTTCCGCGGGCGTTGGTGTGATCATGCTCGACAACATGAATCTGTCGCAGATTCAAGCAGCAGTTCAAGTGATTCGCGATCGCGCTCCCCGCACCAAAATTGAGGTTTCGGGCAACATAACCCTCGACAATATCCGAGCGATCGCAGAGACCGGCGTGGACTACATCTCCAGCAGCGCCCCCATCACGCGATCGCCTTGGCTCGATCTCAGCATGCGCTTGCAATAA